A single genomic interval of Lucilia cuprina isolate Lc7/37 chromosome 2, ASM2204524v1, whole genome shotgun sequence harbors:
- the LOC111680476 gene encoding sapecin-B-like, with the protein MKVARIFVICLAFLLLAVVKNSVAQENLNHLEENFQVVYDDRSGGAQETKVLNRQKRLTCDIDRSFCVAHCLLRGFRRGFCTVKKICVCRH; encoded by the coding sequence ATGAAAGTAGcaagaatttttgtaatatgtttGGCTTTTCTATTACTGGCCGTTGTAAAAAATTCGGTGGCTCAAGAAAATCTAAATCATTtggaagaaaattttcaagtggTATATGATGATCGTAGTGGTGGTGCTCAAGAAACAAAAGTTTTGAATAGACAAAAACGTTTAACATGTGATATTGATCGCAGTTTCTGTGTGGCTCATTGTCTATTGAGAGGATTTAGACGTGGCTTTTGTACAGTGAAGAAAATTTGTGTTTGCCGACATTAG